One genomic region from Leguminivora glycinivorella isolate SPB_JAAS2020 chromosome 8, LegGlyc_1.1, whole genome shotgun sequence encodes:
- the LOC125228873 gene encoding lipopolysaccharide-induced tumor necrosis factor-alpha factor-like, with protein sequence MDRPAPPPYSGYPPGPPGPPPVQVTHVVPGAVIIQHQIVGPDSTLITCRSCHQSVITRIDRRPSTRTHVIALLLCLFGFWPCVCLPYCMDSCLNTDHYCTNCGAFIGTYIG encoded by the exons atggACA GACCAGCACCCCCTCCTTACTCCGGGTACCCGCCAGGCCCACCAGGGCCGCCCCCGGTCCAGGTCACCCACGTGGTCCCTGGCGCCGTCATCATCCAGCACCAGATCGTTGGTCCGGATTCCACCCTCATCACCTGCCGGTCTTGCCACCAGAGTGTAATCACGAGGATCGATCGGAGACCATCGACGAGGACGCATGTGATTGCGCTTCTGCTTTGTCTTTTTGG CTTCTGGCCCTGCGTATGTCTCCCTTACTGCATGGACTCATGTCTGAATACCGATCACTACTGCACAAATTGTGGAGCATTCATTGGAACTTATATCGGATAG